In Mesotoga sp. BH458_6_3_2_1, the genomic window GCAAGAGCCTGCCCTGAAGCCTGCCTCAAAATGGTTCTGTTTGGGGTCCTGTTCATGGATCTTGCACGGGATCTCATTCTTCTTGTCCCTCTCGCGATCTCTCTTATTCTCGCGTGTCCCTTAACCAGTAACCTGGACGCGTAGCGTTGAACTAATAACCGTTCCTATGCTCTAGATCTTAAATCCCCGCTTGAGCGGGGGGGACCGCTTGCAGTGGGGAGTGTGCGCTCTGAAGCACGCCTCAAACCGTGCGACCTTTACGAAACTTGAATTGGTATTTACCTCAATTGAGAGAACGGTTTACCGTTGACGGTCAATGTGTTCCCATATGATGCTGATAGCGAAACAAGTTCGTGACGGATCTTGACGCTTTCTACAACGACCTCGGACGACGTGGACCGTCGACGGTCAAGATTATCAATTCTCTTCTTCTCGCGAGCAGAGCGAGAGTCTCATCGTGCTCTTTCTCGATACATTCTCTCTTGTGCCCTCAAAGCGGTACTGAAGGTGACTGGCCTGCGTCCGCAGACTGGCTCCCAAATGCTCCTACGGTCTGTCACATTTTTCCCGTAAAAGGCAGATATTCCAATCAGGACCTTTTTCGGGCGAACAGCCGTTCGCTCCTACAAAAGAATCGCATAATCGTCTGACATTATCATCCCGTAGCATTTCGAATTCGGGACTGACGGGCTCCTGATTTCTGTCCCGGTCCGTTTCGCCTCGGGCGGGAGACATTTGCAGGTTCACTGTAAACGATTCTCCAAACTCCGAGCGAGCGGAGCAAAAGATATGCTGCACAGGAAGAACGTGAAGAGCCGGTAGTCGATCCTCTTGATCAGTGATCCAATTAAGAATCATGCACTTGTTATTGTTTTTCTGAGCGATTAGCCTACAGCGTTTCAAACAAGCGGTTCCACCAGCGATAAGGGTCTTCATCTTGATCGTGCAGCAGTATTATAGAATAGTGTGTCGATTTCTTTCTGTAGGGGCGAACGGCTGTTCGCCCAAAAGAGTACTGATAAGGGAACCGAATAGGGGACTGACGAGCTCCTGACGTCTGTCCATGTCTATTCGAATAATAGAGTCCCTATTTTTAGAAGCGAGCCGGATGACCTGAAGTCAAAGTCCCCTGCCTCGAAAACACGTTCTATTTTCCCATATGATCCTGATAGCGAAACAAGTTCGTGACGGATCTTGACGCTTTCTACAACGACCTCGGACGACGTGGACCGTCGACGGTCAAGATTATCAATTCTCTTTTTCTCGCGAGCGGATCGAGAGTCTCATCGTGCTCTTTCTCGATACATTCTATCTTGTGCCCGCAGAGCGGTACTGAAGGTGACTGGCCTGCGTCAGCAGACTGGCAGTGAGGATCTTTCCCCGCAAAGCGGTACTGAAGGTAACTGGCCTGCGTTAGCAGACTGGCACATTTTGCCTCCTGGCGCGTAAGCGCAAGCATCACTTCCCGACGAAGTCGGCCTCACTTCCCCTGATGATCCTCCGGGCATCACTTCCTCGCGCTAGCGAGCCTCACTTCTACAAAGGTTCTTCGCCAGCCTTGCGTCCACTGATGCTCCTCAGTGCATTGCGACCGCCGATGCTTTTCGGCGCCTTGCGTCTTATGTTCTATAGCAGCATCACTTCTGTTCTTGCCAGACCCAAGACCCTAAACCCGCGATAAATCCCGAAGCTTCAACTGCCGGAGAATGTTCTTACCGTCTCGACACTTCGTGCTAATTGCTGTACAATATAGTTCGTATGCGAAATATTCGGAGTTTAAGTATTCGAGTGCGAAAGTGCCAAGAATTTTTGAAGAAGGTGGTTCTATTGGAAGAGAGCTCTAGAATAGAAGAAATGCTGACAGCGATCCGGAGGATCATGTCGCTTATGAAGCAGAGCTTCGAAAGGGATTTCAAGAAGATGGACGTGACGCAGTCACAGATCCTTGTAATGAGAGTACTGAACCAATATGGCGATATGAAGGTAAGCGATATAAGTAAAGAACTCGATCTTTCAAATAGCACGGTTTCTGGAATAATCGACAGACTAGTCGAGAAGAAGATCGTCCAAAGAAAACGAAGCGAAGAGGACAGGCGAATCGTGATGATTAGTCTTGCGGACGAGTATCGCCAACCTGTAAGGAAACACCTCAATGCCTTTGCGCAAAAGATGCGAAGAGCGTTGTCAACTATAACAGAGGAAGACCTAGATTCCATAATTCAAGGGCTCGAGAAGCTGGAGAAGATACTCCAAGCATCGCAAGAACCCAAAGAAAGTGGACAAAGCAGATGCTAAAACTAATCAGGTACCTTAAACCCTACACTGTCTTCATAGTTATCGCGGTGGCGCTGCTCTTCGTACAGGCCATGACGGAATTGGCCCTTCCAGACTACATGTCGAATATCGTAAACGTCGGCATTCAGCAGGGAGGTATCGAAGACGCTATTCCCGAGGCAATAAGCAAAGAAGCTTTGGATAACGTCTCTCTTTTCATGAGTGGAGAAGAGAAGCAAGAAGTCCTGAGCTATTACGAACTGATCAACAAAGACTCGGCCAATTACGAAGAAAACCTCGAGAAGTACCCTGCGCTGGAGAACAAAGATGTCTACGTCCTGAAATCCGGAGAGATTGAAGATCGCCCAAGTCTTAACTTAATTCTTGGAAAGGCCCTAATGGCCTATTCTGGAGTCAAGAGCGGCACGGCAGGGACAAACGGTAACTTCACGCCTCCGGAGGGCTTCAACATCCCCGAGGGGGCAAACGTCTTCTTACTTATGAGACTAATGCCTGAAGCCCAGAGGCTCGAAATGCTAAATCAAGTCGACAGCATGGTCGAAGTCATGGGTGAGAACATAGTCAACCAGTCGGGCGCGCTTGCTGTAAAGGAAATCTACGGAGAACTTGGCATAGACACAGAAAAGCTGCAGAGCCGCTACGTGCTCAGCACCGGTCTCATAATGGTTCTCGTGACCCTGCTTAGCGCGCTGTGTACCATCATGGTCGCCTTCATTGCCTCGAAGATAGCGGCCGCATCGGCCAGATCGATGAGAAGAGATGTTTTCGAAAAGGTCGAGAATTTCTCGAACTCTGAATTTGCGAGATTCTCTACGGCTTCGCTCATAACAAGAACTTCAAACGATATAACCCAGATACAGCTCGTCATTGTTCTCATAATTAGAATGGTATTCTACGCTCCAATCATAGGAGTCGGAGGAGTGATCAGGGCTCTCGAGAAGAGCACCTCCATGTCATGGATCATCGCCCTCGCTGTCATTATTATGCTAGGCCTTGTGGGGATCGTGTTCGCCATAGCCCTTCCGAAATTCAAGAAGATGCAGAAGCTTATCGACAGGCTCAATCTCGTTACAAGGGAACACCTCTCCGGTCTCATGGTCGTAAGGGCCTTCAACACCCAGAAGTTTGAAGAAGGGAGATTCGACTCAGCAAACAAGGACTTTACAAGAACGGACCTCTTCGTAAACCGGGTGATGGTAGTGATGATGCCGGCGATAATGTTTGTCATGAACGGAACAATGCTTCTCGTCGTCTGGGTTGGCGCCCACCAAATAGAGGCCTCGACCATGCAGGTCGGAGACATGATGGCCTACATCCAGTACGCCATGTTGATCATCTTCGCCTTTCTCATGTTGACAATGACGTTCATCATGATTCCAAGGGCCTCCGTTTCTGGAGCGAGAGTCTCAGAAATCCTCGAGGTCGACCCACAGATAAAAGACCCCAAGAATCCGAAGAAGTTCGACAGTGATTTCAAAGGGAGTGTCGAATTTAGAAACGTCTGCTACCGCTTCCCCGGAGCCGAGAAAAACATTCTTGACAACATAAGTTTCACGGCCCTTCCAGGGCAGACGACTGCAATCATAGGCTCGACCGGCTCGGGTAAATCGACGCTGCTGAACATGATACCAAGGTTCTATGACGTCTGCGACGGCCAGGTGCTTGTTGACGGAATAGATATCCGCGAAGTGAATCAGCATGAACTGAGAGACAAGATTGGCTACGTCCCTCAGAAGGGCGTCCTCTTCAGCGGAACGATAGAATCAAATCTTAAGTACGCCGATGAGAAAGCCTCTCAGGAAGAAATCGAAAGGGCAGCCGAGATTGCGCAGGCCGTCGAATTCATAAACACGAAAGAAGAAGGGTATAACTCACCGATTTCACAGGGTGGGACAAACGTATCTGGAGGCCAGAAGCAGAGACTTGCAATAGCCAGAGCGCTTCTGAAAAAACCCAAGATACTACTCTTCGACGACAGCTTCTCGGCCCTGGACTTCAAGACAGACGCGGCGCTGAGAAGAACACTTAAAAGAGAAACGGGAGACAGCACGATGATAATAGTTGGCCAGAGAATTGCGACGATAAAGAACGCCGATCAAATACTTGTCTTGGATGAGGGCAACCTCGTCGGAATCGGCAAGCACCGCGACCTGATGAAAAGCTGTCAGATATACAGAGAAATCGCACAATCACAGCTTTCAGAGGCGGAGTTAGCATGAGCAGGGATACTAGAGAAAAGGCAAGAGGCCCTCAAGGTCGTGGCGGCGGTCCGATGGGCCCCGGCATGATGAGCGGGGCAGAGAAAGCCAAAGACTTCAGAGGAACACTGAAGAAACTCGTTCAGTACCTCAAGAAGTACCAGATCCTGATAATCATAGTCCTATGTTTCGCGGCAGCCGGCGCTCTCTTCTCCATCATAGGGCCGAAGATACTTGGAACGGTGACAACGGAAGTCTTCGAAGGAATAATGGCCAAAATTACGGGAACCGGCGAAGGAATAAACTTCGACTCGATCGCCAGAACCATGTTGATCCTTCTAGGGCTGTACGTACTCAGCGCACTGTTCATGTATATCCAGGGATGGATAATGTCGGGCATATCTGCGAAGGTCACATACAAATTCAGAGAGGAAATCTCTCAGAAGATAAACAGGCTTCCCCTGAAATACTTTGACAAGAGCTCCCAGGGCGATGTCCTGTCAAGGGTAACCAACGATGTCGACACCATAAGCAGAACGCTGAACCAGAGTTTGAGCCAGATCATAACGTCCATCACGACCGTCGTCGGCGTCATCATAATGATGTTCTCGATAAGCTGGCAGCTCACGCTTATAGCCTTGCTAATACTGCCTGTCTCTATGGGACTAATCGCCTTTGTGGTTAAAATGTCCCAGAGATACTTCAAGAAGCAGCAAGAGTATCTCGGCAAGGTAAACGGCCACATAGAAGAGATGTACGGCGGCCACGTCGTCGTCAAAGCCTTCAATGGCGAGAAAAAGAGCATAGAAACCTTCGACAAACTGAACGTCGAACTTTACGACTCGGCCTGGAAATCACAGTTTCTCTCCGGCATGATGATGCCTATCATGACCTTCGTCGGCAACCTTGGATACGTTCTCATAACAATAATGGGCGGCTGGTTCGCCGTAAGAAAGATGATAACGGTTGGCGACATCCAGGCCTTTATACAGTACGTGAGGTCGTTCACTCAGCCTATCGCCCAGATCGCAAACATCATGAACGTCTTCCAGCAGACGGCAGCGGCAGCCGAGAGAGTCTTCGAATTCCTCGAAGAGGAAGAGGAGATAACCGAGACCACTACCCCCGTTACAGGAGTCGATCATCACGGCCACGTCGTATTTAAGAACGTCAGATTCGGCTACGACCCTGAGAAGATAATTATAAAAGACTTCTCATGCGAAGTTGACAAGGGCCATAACATTGCCATCGTCGGGCCCACGGGAGCTGGAAAGACAACGATAGTTAAACTCCTGATGCGCTTCTACGATGTCAACTCCGGAGAAATACTTCTGGACGGGCATAACATAAAAGACTACACCCGGCACGACCTGAGAGAAAACTTTGGGATGGTTCTCCAGGATACCTGGCTCTACAACGCAAGCATCTGGGACAACATAAGATACGGAAGACTCGATGCAACAGATGAAGAAGTACTGGCAGCGGCTAAGGCTGCTCACGTCGACTCCTTCATCCACACCCTTCCAGACGGCTACGACCTCGTGCTGAACGAAGAGCAGACCAACATCTCCCAGGGCCAAAAGCAGCTGATAACTATCGCCCGCGCGATTCTGGCAGACCCGAAGGTCCTAATACTCGACGAAGCAACCAGTTCAGTCGACACAAGAACGGAAGCCCTTATCCAGCAGGCCATGAAAAACCTCATGAAGAACAGAACCAGCTTCATCATTGCCCACAGGCTTTCGACAATAAGAGACGCCGACCTTATACTCGTCATGAACGAAGGCGACATCGTCGAACAGGGAGGCCACGAAGAACTGCTCGCACGTGGAGGTTTCTACGCAGATCTTTACACCAGCCAGTTCGAAAGCGACTTCGTAGAGGCTGTATAAGCAAGAAAGAAATCATAATATCGAACAAACCCGGCGGGCCGCAGCCCGCCTTTTTCTATCTCTGCAGTGCTTCGCTCTTCTGAACCAAGAACAAAGTTCCTACCTATGGAAGAACCGCTTGAACTTTCTATCTCGGAGAACGTTTGACGGATCAAGGATAACAGCTCTTAATGCTCTTGATCTTAAATCCCCGCTTGAGCGGGGGGGACCGCTTGCGGTGGGGAGTGTTCTCTTGAAAGCCGTTGTACGTTATGTCCTTTTTTTCGCGTAAAGGGCAGAGATTCCAACCACCTTTTTCGGGCGAACAGCCGTTCGCCCCTACAAAAGAGTCGCATAATCGTCTGAAATTGTCATCTCGTAGCGCCTGCCCTGAAAATCTCCTGTTCAGGGATCCTGTTTGGGGGGTCTGCACAGTATCTCGCATCTAGGAGCCGCTGTACGATAAAGAACGTGAACCCGCTGAACGCTGGGAAGAGCCTAAAAAGAGCATTAACGAGAATTCGCTTCGCTCACGAGAAGACGAGAGCGAAAATAGGGACTGACCGGTTCCTATGGTCTGTCCCATTTTTCGCGGAAAACCGAGATCCTGGCCAGAAACGTGCCAGGATGACCTTAAGCGATGTTGTCATCCCATAATTCCCCCATGCCGTCATCCCGTAGTGCTCCTGTACGGGATCTCGATCTTGCGAGACCCTAGACCCCACAACCCCAGACCCGGAACGTTCGGCGGGGAACGGGGCACAGATGACGGAGAACCGCTCTTAACGCTCTTCCAAGGACAGGTCCTTGCTCTTGGACGAAGTACGAAGGACGGCTCTTTACCCTCCGCAACGAAGAACCACATTACTGGAATGCAAATAATGGAGTCGCCATCTATCGATGCAAACGGATCTGAAGTGAGCGTTCAGAACTTGAAATTACGATAACACTCTCATAGCCTGTTGAGATGATAGACGCATACCCTCTTGATGCTTCTAATCTCTTTTGTGAATAGCGCCCACTAACATTGCGGGACTCATCACTTTCGCCAAATCCTCGGGAAAATGCTTTGCATTCCCGGTAACGATAGGAGCATCGGAGGCCCGCGCAACTTCGACAAAAGGTAAATCATATAAATCAGGAAGTTTTATAAAGACAGGCTCAGGGCTCACAAAAGAACCTTCCCTGAGAAAGAAGTCCAAGAGCGAGCGGATATCATCGTTCGAGAATTGAAACCTGGGTCTACGTAAAACTCTCTCATATTCATCGATTATTCTTGCATCATAACAGGGAACGACGGACCTAGAAAGGATTGTATTCAATACAGCAGCAGGCTTACCGTATGGATTGATAAGCGCAGAGACAAGCACATTCGTGTCAAGCACTATTCTCATCGGTCTTCTTGTCTGCTCTCCGTTATCTCCCTATCAATTTCCTCTGCAGATAGGCTATTAAGACCTAGCTTCAAAGACTGAAGTCGCATCCGCTCAACTGCGAGCTCCGCCTTTGCCCGCGAAATCGCCTTCATCAAGAAGTCCAGATCCTCGTCAGCTCTTATCATTATTGCTTTGGGCTTGCCATTAACTGTTACGATAACCTCGGATCCCTCATCGAGCGTTTCCCACACTGCTGAGGGATTGCTTCTCAAATCTCGAGTTGCGATATATTTCATGATGACCACCTCGTGTACAAATATATCATACAATTAATCATACATTATAACATTCGAACGCCACTGGTTCCTCTTCTTTCACTTACCTAATATCGTCAGATAGTCCTCCTAGAGCAACAAAGGCCTGCTCAACGTTCTGAACATCGAGAAAGAGAATTGACGAGACGCTCGCTGCGCTCACGAGAGGACATCAGCGAAAATAGACACTGACGATTCTCCTAGCGTCCCATTTTTCGCGTACAACTAAGACCTTTTTCGGGCGAACAGCCGTTCGCCCCTACAAGAGAACTGCACAATCATCTGAAATTGTCATCGCGTAAAGCCTGCCCTGAAGCCTCAGTTTGTCATCCCGTGATGCTTTTGCACGGGATCTAACATTCAGAAACCGGTATACTCTTAGAAACAGAAACCCGTTGACCACTGTAAGCGAAAATAGGGACTGACGAGATCTAAGCGTCTGTCTCGTTTTTCGCGTAAAACCGAGATCCTGGCCAGAACCGTGCCAGGATGACGCGAAGGTAGTAAGACAGTCATCCCGTGATGGTTCTGCACGGGATCTCATCTGACCGCGCAGTCGGAACTGGCCTCGCCGTAGGCGAGACTGGCCACCGAAGGTGACTGGCTTGCGTTAGCAGACTGGCTAATTTTTGCCCTGAATCCACTCAGATAGTCATCCCGTAGTGCTCCTATACGGGATCTCATCTCTTCAGTCTCGTCCTCTCTTTCTCTCTCCTCTTCTCGCTCTTTCGTGAAAGTGGAGTCCTTGAAGGCGCGCATGACTCTGGCCTCTTACATCATTTCCTACGGATTCCAAACGACCTCCTTATCACGGAGGCTTGACCCACATAATAGGGATATTCTATGGATCGGTAATCCATAAAAAGCAATCAAAGTGGTATCATTTACCTGGTGATGAAAATGGATTTTTCGACAGTTGCATTTTACAATCCATGGTGGGACGAAAAAAGCAAGAATACAGACTTCGCTTTCCATCTAGTTGGCAAGTACGAGAGTAGCTCATTCAAGAGAGACTACAATGGTTTTTTTGATCTTAGTGGAAATAACCTGTACATCGTCAGGGGCCCGCGTCAGATTGGAAAGTCTACTCTGCTGAAGTTTACTATTGCAAACCTCCTGAAATCAGGAGAAAGACGCTCAGTGCTCTATCTCCCGCTTGATACAATATCCAAAGCGGATGAGCTCAGAAGCCTTTTGATTCAATATCTTCAATTCACTAGAAACGAGAAAAAACGATATATATTCATTGATGAAATCACGATGGTCGATCAGTGGCAACGCGCTATTAAAGAGGTCCGAGACAATACAGAGATGGGCAATGACTTCTTTGCATTATCTGGCTCCTCTGCAATTGACTTAAAGAGATCATCTGAAAGGCTTCCAGGTAGAAAAGGCCAAAGCGGGGGAGATATTCTACTTCTTCCGTTGACTTTCAGAGAGTACCTGAGCTGCAAGAAAGTTGAGGGACTTCCGAAATGTCAACCCGAGGACATTCTAAAAATGGTCCCGGCAGACGCCTTTGAACTGCTCATTAAGAACGAAATTCTTAAAACTGAATTCTTCAACTATATATCTTCTGGAGGATTTCCCTCGGCAGTTGAAGCTTATGCAAAAGGTGAAAGTCGCGAGCCCCTAATAAGCACTTTTTGGGAGATCCTGATAGGAAACATAGAGAGGTATGGTCTTTCAAGAGCGAAGCTCATCCAGATACTTACCTATGTCTCGACCAGACTTTCATCAAGGTTCTCCTGGAACAGTGCGGCAACCGAGACGGAAATAGACACAAAGACATTTCAAAAATACGTTGAAGTACTGCGAATCGACTACTTACTCCTTACCCTCAAGCACATGGATCAAAAAACACATCTACCTTCAGAAAAGAAACAGAAGAAGATATATTACTGCGACAGACTGATCTCAGATGTAGTCTCGCAAAAGCTTGGTCTTCAGCTTGAGAGAAGCGCAATACTGGAGAACATAATGACGACAAACTGCGCATTCGCTTTTGGAAAGAACCTTGACAATGGACTTGATTCGATTACTGACGTCGGTTACTGGTACTCAAAGGAAGGGAAAGAAATCGACTTGCTAGTAAATCACGTTCCGATCGAGCTAAAGTATCAGAACACAATAACCTCGCAGGATCTCTCGACCATAAAAAGACACTTCAAGAAGGGAATCATCCTTTCCAAGCATACTCTTGATCTTTCGGGAGATATAAAAATACTGCCTCTTTACATCTTCCTCGCGATTACTGGACAGTAAGTCTTCCGGGATTACCCTCGGAAAAAATGAGAACTGACAAATTCTCTAATGTCTGTACCCAATCAAAGAGCCGCTCTTCGCTGGTCGCTTAACGCTTACAAGAGCCGAGAATGAGGATATCCGAGAATTCGCTGCGCTCACGAGAGGACATCAGCGAAAATAGACACTGACGATTCTCCTAGCGTCCCTTTTTCGCATACAACCAGAACCTTTTTCGGGCGAACGGCCGTTCGCCCCTACAAGAGAACTGCACAATCATCTAAAATTGTCATCTCGTGATGAACCTGCACGGGATCTCTCCCATTCTCATCCGTCTCTCCCTCTCTCTTTTCTCTCATGCTTCTTGACCAACAACCTGTACACGAAGTGTCGGAACGAAGAACAGCTCTTTTGCTCTTGTTCTCCAAGGACGGGTCCATGCTCCGGGACGAAGTACGAAGGACGGCTCTTCGCTCTGCAACTAAATCACTGCAATTCATGATACAATTTTAATGAACATCTGCATATACGTAATTATGCAGGTGTTCGTTGAAAGTGTTGATAAAGAGGTGAGATTATTGGACTCAACAAGGCACCAACTACCTCATAAGAAGATTATTAGAATAGATGAACTCAAAGAAATGGGATATAGCTTCTATCGTATCAAGAAGCTTATCGAGGAGAATATCCTCAAGAAACTGACGCGCAAAAGCTATGAAAATCTAATCTACGAGGGAGATGAATCGGACTTTTACTATGTCAATGCTTATGTGCCAAGGGGTGTGATCTGCCTGATTAGCTCGGCAATCTACTGGCAGCTTACCACAGAGCGTTCCACAGCAATAGACGTGGCGATTTCCAGGAGCGACAAGATTTATACGATGCCAGAGTGGCCTCAGATTCAACTTTACTATTACAGCAAAATTCGATACAATACCGGAATCGTGACTATTCGCGAAGACTCGAATCAGTTCTCCATTTATGATCCGGAAAAGACAGTGATCGACATCCTGCAATATCGGGAAAGACTCGGAATTGAAGTCGCAAAGGAAGTGCTTGTTCAGTATCTCGCAAAAAAAGATAGAAACCTGAACGGACTATACAGATATGCCAAGGAACTCGGCAGTTCAAAGATACTAAGAACCTATCTGGAGGTGTTGCTATGAACAAGGCAGCATCTGTAAAAGCCAGACTGAGAAATCTGGCCCGGAAGCAAGGCCGGAGTTATCAGGATCTACTGCAAATCTATGCGCTTGAACGAACCATCTACAGATTATCCCTCTCTCCCCACAAAGACAAATTCACATTGAAAGGCGGGATCTTTCTTTATGCGCTATTTGAAGGGCGGTTCCCGCGATCAACAACCGATATAGATCTGTTGGGGCAGAGGATCAGCAACGAAAAGGAATCTCTCGAGAAGGTTTTCCATGATATCTTCTCGGTAGATACCGACGATGGGATGCGTTTCGATCTGGAAAGCATGAACCTACGCACCATTGCAGATGCAAAACAATACCCCGGTACTCGAATAACCATTACGGCCTACATAGAGCGAACAAGATTATCCGTAACCGTCGATGTCGGATTTGGCGACTGTATAACACCCGAGAGGGTTCAGATGGAGTTCCCGGTACTGCTGAATGATCCGGAGCCGGTGGTCTTCGCATACTCAAAAGAATCGGTTATCGCAGAAAAACTTGAAGCGATAGCCTCGCTGGGTTTCCTGACCAGTCGCTACAAAGACTTCTACGACATCTTTTTGCTGTCCAGATTCTTTCATTTCAATGGCACAACACTGCAAGCCGCAATTGGGGAGACATTTAGAAATCGTGGCACACCGATGGAAGAGATCGTCGCATTCGAGAAGCAATTCATTTCCGATTCACTCCATAAGAGAAGATGGGCAGCCTTCGCTAAAAAGAAAAACATTACGTTCGATACATCTCTTGAGGAAGTTATGAGCCAAATCAAGAGCTTCCTAATCCCTGTACTTGAAGCCTTACAGAGAGATGAGATCTTCGCCTCGTACTGGGAGCCTGATGACCTAAGCTGGAAGTTCCGACGAGTGGGACAGAGGTAAGAGGTTAGAGTTTAGAGGTAAGAAAACCAAGATCTTTTCGCTCTTCACGTCTGTTTTTCGCGCCATGAATCGAGATCCTGGCCACAAGCATGCCAGGATGACTTGATATGCTTTCATTCCGTATTAAATGTGCCTAAATCCACCCTCTTCTGTCAATCCGTAGAGCCTGCCCTGAAATGCCTCAGTTTGTCATCCCGTGATGGGTCTGCACGGGATCTGGTCTTGAAAACATGGCACGGATAGCGAGCCTGGCCAGGCGGAGCCTGACTGGCCTGCGTCAGCAGACTGGCTCCCAAATGCTCCTACGGTCTGTCACATTTTTCGCGTAAAAGGCAGAAATTCCAACCAGGACCTTTTTCGGGCGAACGGCCGTTCGCCCCTACAAGAGAACTGCACAATCATCTGAAATTGTCATCCCGTAGCATTTCGAATGGAAGACTAACGAACTCCTGACATCTGTCCCCGTCCGTTCCGCCTCCGGCGGGAGACATTTGCAGGTTCACCGTAAACGATTCTCCCCACTCCGCCCGAGCGAGAGGAGCAAAAGATATGCTGCACAGGAAGAACGTGAAGAGCCGGTAGTCGATCCTCTTGATCAGTGATCCAATTAAGAATCATGCACTTCTTGTAGGGGCGAACGGCTATCCGCCCCTACGAGAGAACTGCACAATCATCTGGCATTGTCATCTCGTAGCATTTCGAATAGGGTACTGACGGGCTCCTGACGTCTGTCCACGTTCGTCCCCGTCCGTTCCGCCTCCGGCGGGAGACATTTGCAGGTTCACTGTAAACGATTCTCCAAACTCCGAGCGAGCGAGAGGAGCAAAAGATATGCTGCACAGGAAGAACGTGAAGAGCCGGTAGTCGATCCTCTTGATCAGTGATCCAATTCAGAATCATGCACTTCTTGTAGGGGCGAACGGCTGTTCGCCCAAAAGCGTACTGATAAGGGAACCGAATAGGGGACTGACGCGCTCCTGACGTCTGTCCACGTTCGTCCCCATCCGTTTCGCCTCTGGCGGGAGACATTTGCAGGTTCACCGTAAACGATTCTCCAAACTCCGAGCGAGCGCAGCAAAAGATATGCTGCACAGGAATAACGTGAAGAGCCGGTAGTCGATCCTCTTGATCAGTGATCCAATTCAGAATCATGCACTTCTTGTAGGGGCGAACGGCTGTTCGCCCAAAAGCGTACTGATAAGGGAACCGAATAGGGGACTGACGAGCTCCTGACGTCTGTCCACGTCTATTCGAATAATAGAGTCCCTATTTTTAGAAGCGAGCAGGATGACCTAAAGTCAAAGACCCCTGCCTCGAAAATACGTTCTATTTTCCCATATGATCCAGATAGCGAAACAAGTTCGTGACGGATCTTGACGCTTTCTACAACGTCCTCGGACGACGTGGACCGTCGACGGTCAAGATTATCAATTCTCTTCTTCTCGCGAGCGGAGCGAGAGTCT contains:
- a CDS encoding putative toxin-antitoxin system toxin component, PIN family, whose product is MRIVLDTNVLVSALINPYGKPAAVLNTILSRSVVPCYDARIIDEYERVLRRPRFQFSNDDIRSLLDFFLREGSFVSPEPVFIKLPDLYDLPFVEVARASDAPIVTGNAKHFPEDLAKVMSPAMLVGAIHKRD
- a CDS encoding ABC transporter ATP-binding protein; amino-acid sequence: MLKLIRYLKPYTVFIVIAVALLFVQAMTELALPDYMSNIVNVGIQQGGIEDAIPEAISKEALDNVSLFMSGEEKQEVLSYYELINKDSANYEENLEKYPALENKDVYVLKSGEIEDRPSLNLILGKALMAYSGVKSGTAGTNGNFTPPEGFNIPEGANVFLLMRLMPEAQRLEMLNQVDSMVEVMGENIVNQSGALAVKEIYGELGIDTEKLQSRYVLSTGLIMVLVTLLSALCTIMVAFIASKIAAASARSMRRDVFEKVENFSNSEFARFSTASLITRTSNDITQIQLVIVLIIRMVFYAPIIGVGGVIRALEKSTSMSWIIALAVIIMLGLVGIVFAIALPKFKKMQKLIDRLNLVTREHLSGLMVVRAFNTQKFEEGRFDSANKDFTRTDLFVNRVMVVMMPAIMFVMNGTMLLVVWVGAHQIEASTMQVGDMMAYIQYAMLIIFAFLMLTMTFIMIPRASVSGARVSEILEVDPQIKDPKNPKKFDSDFKGSVEFRNVCYRFPGAEKNILDNISFTALPGQTTAIIGSTGSGKSTLLNMIPRFYDVCDGQVLVDGIDIREVNQHELRDKIGYVPQKGVLFSGTIESNLKYADEKASQEEIERAAEIAQAVEFINTKEEGYNSPISQGGTNVSGGQKQRLAIARALLKKPKILLFDDSFSALDFKTDAALRRTLKRETGDSTMIIVGQRIATIKNADQILVLDEGNLVGIGKHRDLMKSCQIYREIAQSQLSEAELA
- a CDS encoding MarR family winged helix-turn-helix transcriptional regulator, translating into MEESSRIEEMLTAIRRIMSLMKQSFERDFKKMDVTQSQILVMRVLNQYGDMKVSDISKELDLSNSTVSGIIDRLVEKKIVQRKRSEEDRRIVMISLADEYRQPVRKHLNAFAQKMRRALSTITEEDLDSIIQGLEKLEKILQASQEPKESGQSRC
- a CDS encoding ABC transporter ATP-binding protein, with the translated sequence MSRDTREKARGPQGRGGGPMGPGMMSGAEKAKDFRGTLKKLVQYLKKYQILIIIVLCFAAAGALFSIIGPKILGTVTTEVFEGIMAKITGTGEGINFDSIARTMLILLGLYVLSALFMYIQGWIMSGISAKVTYKFREEISQKINRLPLKYFDKSSQGDVLSRVTNDVDTISRTLNQSLSQIITSITTVVGVIIMMFSISWQLTLIALLILPVSMGLIAFVVKMSQRYFKKQQEYLGKVNGHIEEMYGGHVVVKAFNGEKKSIETFDKLNVELYDSAWKSQFLSGMMMPIMTFVGNLGYVLITIMGGWFAVRKMITVGDIQAFIQYVRSFTQPIAQIANIMNVFQQTAAAAERVFEFLEEEEEITETTTPVTGVDHHGHVVFKNVRFGYDPEKIIIKDFSCEVDKGHNIAIVGPTGAGKTTIVKLLMRFYDVNSGEILLDGHNIKDYTRHDLRENFGMVLQDTWLYNASIWDNIRYGRLDATDEEVLAAAKAAHVDSFIHTLPDGYDLVLNEEQTNISQGQKQLITIARAILADPKVLILDEATSSVDTRTEALIQQAMKNLMKNRTSFIIAHRLSTIRDADLILVMNEGDIVEQGGHEELLARGGFYADLYTSQFESDFVEAV
- a CDS encoding type II toxin-antitoxin system Phd/YefM family antitoxin, with amino-acid sequence MKYIATRDLRSNPSAVWETLDEGSEVIVTVNGKPKAIMIRADEDLDFLMKAISRAKAELAVERMRLQSLKLGLNSLSAEEIDREITESRQEDR